One window from the genome of Micromonospora aurantiaca ATCC 27029 encodes:
- a CDS encoding DivIVA domain-containing protein, whose amino-acid sequence MRIIPFRRRRNRRPERRATCYRSAAYQTLRPWQVRERTFRSTPLGRRGLDPEQVREFLDLVAGDLATVYDALAESRRETGRVKDALRRWQSEQARARAEREQER is encoded by the coding sequence ATGAGGATCATCCCTTTCCGACGCCGACGCAACCGTCGGCCCGAGCGCCGTGCGACGTGCTATCGCTCTGCGGCGTACCAGACGCTGCGCCCCTGGCAGGTCCGGGAGCGAACGTTCAGATCCACACCACTGGGCCGGCGCGGGCTCGACCCCGAGCAGGTCCGGGAGTTCCTGGATCTGGTGGCGGGCGACCTGGCGACGGTCTACGACGCGCTGGCCGAGAGCCGCCGGGAGACCGGCCGGGTGAAGGACGCCCTGCGGCGCTGGCAGTCCGAGCAGGCCCGTGCGCGGGCCGAGCGGGAGCAGGAGCGATGA
- a CDS encoding nitroreductase family deazaflavin-dependent oxidoreductase, giving the protein MSALGALTRRLGHQRWFGATMRLLVPADRLVGRMTKGRVVAFGLVPTLVLTSTGRRSGKPRSNPLVYVPDGDAYVVIGSNWGQQHQPSWTFNLMADPAAEVDVKGRRIPVTAEQVTGEERERLFQRLVQEWPAYRTYVERAGGREIRVFRLVPNA; this is encoded by the coding sequence ATGTCAGCCCTGGGAGCCCTCACCCGCCGTCTCGGTCACCAGCGTTGGTTCGGCGCCACCATGCGCCTGCTCGTCCCGGCCGACCGGCTGGTCGGCCGGATGACGAAGGGCCGCGTGGTCGCCTTCGGGCTCGTGCCCACGCTGGTGCTCACCTCCACCGGCCGCCGCTCCGGCAAGCCCCGCAGCAACCCCCTGGTGTACGTCCCGGACGGCGACGCCTACGTGGTGATCGGCTCGAACTGGGGGCAGCAGCACCAGCCGTCCTGGACGTTCAACCTGATGGCCGACCCGGCCGCCGAGGTGGACGTCAAGGGACGCCGGATCCCGGTCACCGCCGAGCAGGTCACCGGCGAGGAACGGGAACGGCTGTTCCAGCGGCTGGTGCAGGAGTGGCCCGCGTACCGCACGTACGTCGAGCGGGCCGGTGGCCGCGAGATCCGCGTGTTCCGGCTGGTCCCGAACGCCTGA
- a CDS encoding ABC transporter permease yields MTGGRLAAVGGSWRTALRIARREARRSRRRTLLVLVMIALPVFGLSFAAVSYDMGDLTRAERIERQLGGGDVALRWDSLAPVTQDAWGESAWPVQGEWVSRTRPATAEEVRALLPEGSRLARTRWWMTFSTRVDRHVESLEARAVDLTDPLTRPLARVRDGRPPVRPDEIAVSPTALRRLETRIGDPVRTIDGATYRVVGVVEYPDNLRDVITLPAVTSEGMAGSDTWLVDLPGPLEPGLVDRLNAQGIQVVARSPLPGRQEFTRGMSVPDADEAGVVGVVGGLGLLEVVLLVGPAFAVSVRRRRRDLALVAVAGGDASHLRRIVLADGVVLGAGGAALGMLLGIGAAFAGRPIVEQYLLGERLGAYRIFPAALVAIAATAVLAGVLAAMAPAWAAARQDVATGLAGRRDATRPRRRWLLVGVALTVAGTAIAAFAAGRTSQTGVLAGVALGELGLVFCTPSLVGVLGRAGRLLPLTPRLALRDASRNRSSAAPAISAVMAAVAGSVALGVYVASDETRSRALWQPGLPPGNVLLTHSGETPADPPSAQVVAGRARAVLSDATVVSVAIPGCAGDVREKDDCSPYALMPQAQQCPYSSSDPVIPDSARRDPRCVSPFQEPVDVYLPALVDDGAALPALTGAPDDELAAARRTLAAGGVVVTDARRVVDGQVRVEVNYNSGGPPTGRLLPAYALRGGLTVDRLVLSPAAADALGLSAVPMGYLLDTAGSPTDRQVEMLTDELFDIGPMSAQVATAEPPSDQRSMLLLLAVASGVITLGAAAVATGLAAAEGRRDLSTLAAVGADPRVRRLLSLCQAGVIAVLGSALGIVAGLGSAVVVLSALNQRYAESWPVQPPYPVTVPGVTLAALVVVPLVAMGGAALFTRSRLPIERRLD; encoded by the coding sequence GTGACCGGCGGCCGCCTCGCCGCCGTAGGCGGGTCGTGGCGGACCGCGCTGCGGATCGCCCGCCGGGAGGCCCGGCGGTCCCGGCGGCGCACGCTGCTGGTGCTGGTGATGATCGCGCTGCCGGTGTTCGGCCTCAGCTTCGCCGCGGTCAGCTACGACATGGGGGATCTGACCCGCGCCGAGCGCATCGAGCGCCAGCTCGGCGGCGGCGACGTCGCCCTGCGCTGGGACAGCCTCGCGCCGGTGACGCAGGACGCCTGGGGCGAGTCGGCCTGGCCGGTCCAGGGCGAATGGGTGTCCCGGACCCGCCCGGCGACCGCCGAGGAGGTGCGCGCGCTGCTGCCCGAGGGCAGCCGGCTGGCTCGCACCCGCTGGTGGATGACGTTCTCGACACGGGTGGACCGGCACGTCGAGTCGCTCGAGGCGCGCGCCGTCGACCTGACCGACCCGCTCACCCGGCCGCTGGCCCGGGTACGCGACGGCCGGCCACCGGTACGCCCCGACGAGATCGCGGTCAGCCCGACGGCGCTGCGCCGGCTGGAGACCCGCATCGGCGACCCGGTACGCACGATCGACGGCGCCACGTACCGGGTGGTCGGGGTGGTGGAGTATCCGGACAACCTCCGGGACGTGATCACGCTGCCCGCTGTGACCTCGGAGGGCATGGCCGGCAGCGACACCTGGCTGGTGGACCTGCCCGGCCCGCTGGAACCGGGGCTCGTGGACCGGCTGAACGCGCAGGGCATCCAGGTCGTCGCGCGCAGCCCGCTGCCGGGACGGCAGGAGTTCACCCGCGGCATGTCCGTACCGGACGCCGACGAGGCGGGCGTCGTCGGAGTCGTCGGCGGGCTGGGCCTGCTGGAGGTGGTGCTGCTGGTCGGCCCGGCCTTCGCGGTGAGCGTCCGGCGCCGGCGGCGGGACCTCGCACTCGTCGCGGTGGCCGGTGGCGACGCCTCCCACCTGCGCCGGATCGTGCTCGCAGACGGGGTGGTGCTCGGCGCCGGCGGAGCCGCCCTGGGCATGCTGCTCGGGATCGGGGCGGCGTTCGCCGGCCGGCCGATCGTCGAGCAGTACCTGCTCGGGGAGCGCCTCGGGGCGTACCGGATCTTCCCGGCCGCGCTGGTGGCGATCGCCGCGACGGCGGTGCTGGCCGGGGTGCTCGCGGCGATGGCGCCGGCCTGGGCGGCGGCCCGGCAGGACGTGGCGACCGGCCTGGCAGGCCGGCGCGACGCGACCCGGCCACGCCGCCGCTGGCTGCTGGTCGGGGTGGCGCTCACCGTCGCCGGGACCGCGATCGCCGCGTTCGCCGCCGGCCGCACCTCGCAGACCGGAGTGCTGGCCGGTGTCGCGCTGGGCGAGCTGGGGCTGGTGTTCTGCACCCCGTCGCTCGTCGGCGTGCTGGGCCGGGCCGGGCGGCTGCTGCCGCTGACCCCCCGGCTCGCGTTGCGCGACGCCAGCCGCAACCGGTCCTCGGCCGCGCCCGCCATCTCCGCGGTGATGGCGGCGGTGGCCGGAAGCGTCGCGCTCGGCGTCTACGTGGCGAGCGACGAGACCCGCTCACGGGCGCTCTGGCAACCCGGCCTGCCGCCGGGGAACGTGCTGCTCACCCACTCCGGTGAGACCCCGGCGGACCCACCGTCGGCCCAGGTCGTGGCCGGCCGGGCCCGCGCGGTCCTGTCCGACGCCACAGTGGTGTCGGTCGCGATCCCCGGCTGCGCCGGCGACGTCCGGGAGAAGGACGACTGCAGCCCCTACGCGCTCATGCCGCAGGCGCAGCAGTGCCCGTACAGCTCCTCCGACCCGGTCATCCCCGACTCGGCCCGGCGGGATCCGCGCTGCGTGAGCCCCTTCCAGGAGCCCGTCGACGTCTACCTGCCGGCGCTCGTGGACGACGGCGCCGCGCTGCCCGCGCTCACCGGCGCGCCGGACGACGAGCTGGCCGCCGCGCGCCGGACGCTCGCCGCCGGGGGCGTGGTGGTCACCGACGCCCGGCGGGTGGTGGACGGGCAGGTCCGCGTGGAGGTCAACTACAACTCCGGCGGCCCGCCCACCGGGCGTCTCCTGCCCGCGTACGCGCTGCGCGGCGGTCTCACAGTCGACCGGCTGGTGCTCTCCCCCGCCGCCGCGGACGCGCTCGGCCTGTCCGCCGTGCCGATGGGTTACCTGCTGGACACCGCCGGCTCGCCCACCGACCGGCAGGTCGAGATGCTGACCGACGAGCTGTTCGACATCGGGCCCATGTCCGCGCAGGTGGCCACCGCCGAGCCCCCGTCGGACCAGCGCTCGATGCTGCTCCTGCTGGCGGTGGCCTCCGGGGTGATCACGCTGGGCGCCGCCGCGGTCGCCACCGGCCTCGCCGCGGCCGAGGGCCGCCGGGACCTGTCCACGCTCGCGGCGGTGGGCGCCGATCCCCGGGTACGCCGCCTGCTGTCGCTCTGCCAGGCCGGAGTCATCGCGGTGCTCGGCTCCGCGCTGGGCATCGTCGCCGGGCTCGGCTCCGCCGTGGTCGTCCTGTCCGCGCTCAACCAGCGGTACGCGGAGTCCTGGCCGGTGCAGCCGCCGTACCCGGTGACAGTGCCCGGCGTGACGCTCGCCGCGCTGGTCGTGGTGCCGCTCGTGGCGATGGGCGGCGCAGCGCTGTTCACCCGGTCCCGCCTGCCCATCGAACGCCGGCTCGACTGA
- a CDS encoding ABC transporter ATP-binding protein, whose amino-acid sequence MDPIDGVLELRDVRRTHGAGEAAVHALRGVSLTVRAGELVAVMGPSGSGKSTLLALAGGLDRPTGGEVVVEGETLVGLSARELARLRRRRIGYVFQDLNLLGSLTAVENVALPLELDGTGVRAARQLALAALREVDLEDLADRFPDQMSGGQQQRVAIARALVGERRLVLADEPTGALDSQTGEAVLHLLRRRVDAGAAGVLVTHEARHAGWADRVVFLRDGVMVDSTAPLIGVDHLLSGSTR is encoded by the coding sequence ATGGACCCGATCGACGGGGTGCTGGAACTGCGTGACGTACGCCGGACCCACGGCGCCGGTGAGGCCGCCGTGCACGCGCTGCGCGGCGTGAGCCTGACCGTGCGGGCCGGTGAGCTGGTGGCGGTGATGGGCCCCTCCGGGTCCGGCAAGTCCACGCTGCTGGCGCTCGCCGGCGGCCTGGACCGGCCCACCGGCGGCGAGGTGGTGGTCGAGGGCGAGACCCTGGTCGGGCTGTCCGCCCGCGAGCTGGCCCGGCTGCGGCGCCGCCGGATCGGGTACGTCTTCCAGGACCTGAACCTGCTCGGCAGCCTGACCGCCGTGGAGAACGTGGCGCTGCCACTGGAACTGGACGGCACCGGCGTACGGGCGGCCCGCCAGCTGGCGCTGGCCGCGCTGCGCGAGGTCGACCTAGAGGACCTGGCCGACCGCTTCCCGGACCAGATGTCGGGTGGCCAGCAGCAGCGGGTGGCGATCGCGCGGGCCCTCGTCGGCGAACGCCGCCTGGTCCTCGCCGACGAGCCGACCGGCGCGCTGGACTCCCAGACCGGCGAGGCGGTGCTGCATCTGCTGCGCCGCCGGGTGGACGCCGGAGCGGCCGGGGTGCTGGTCACCCACGAGGCCCGGCACGCCGGCTGGGCGGACCGGGTGGTCTTCCTGCGCGACGGGGTGATGGTCGACTCGACCGCCCCGCTGATCGGCGTCGACCACCTGCTCAGCGGCAGCACCCGGTGA
- a CDS encoding PadR family transcriptional regulator, with product MSIRHGLLALLERGQMYGYQLRAAFEESTGSTWPLNIGQVYTTLARLERDGLVRPLPENESGQRPYEITDAGRADLALWFATPISRADRPRDELSIKLALALTTPGVDVRSVVQTQRTATMRALQEFTRLKYTSDKPEDLPWRLVLDAMIFQTEAEVRWLDHCETSLVRHRPAPIRAVDHPEAVDRAGDEARR from the coding sequence ATGTCCATCCGTCACGGCCTGCTCGCCCTGCTCGAACGCGGCCAGATGTACGGCTACCAGCTCCGTGCCGCGTTCGAGGAGTCCACCGGGTCGACCTGGCCGCTGAACATCGGACAGGTCTACACCACGCTGGCGCGGCTGGAACGTGACGGCCTGGTCCGCCCGCTGCCGGAGAACGAGAGCGGGCAGCGGCCGTACGAGATCACCGACGCCGGACGGGCGGACCTGGCGCTGTGGTTCGCCACGCCGATCAGCCGCGCCGACCGGCCGCGCGACGAGCTGTCCATCAAACTGGCGCTGGCGCTGACCACCCCCGGCGTCGACGTGCGGTCGGTGGTGCAGACCCAGCGCACCGCCACCATGCGCGCGCTCCAGGAGTTCACCCGGTTGAAGTACACGAGCGACAAGCCGGAGGATCTACCCTGGCGGCTGGTGCTGGACGCGATGATCTTCCAGACCGAGGCCGAGGTGCGGTGGCTCGACCACTGCGAGACGAGCCTGGTCCGGCACCGCCCGGCGCCGATCCGGGCGGTCGACCACCCCGAGGCGGTGGACCGGGCCGGCGACGAAGCCCGCCGGTGA
- a CDS encoding ferritin-like domain-containing protein, which produces MTNPTTGPASALADALAAEYAAIWAYGVIGVHLTEAARTAARAAEAAHRSRRDALLLQLAEGSGQVPADRAGYALPYPVTDRASALRLAVEIEERTAGHWRAALPHTTGADRNTALAALTDCALRATRWRRTAGVTPVTVPFPGRPA; this is translated from the coding sequence ATGACCAACCCGACGACCGGCCCGGCCTCGGCGCTCGCCGACGCGCTCGCCGCCGAGTACGCGGCGATCTGGGCGTACGGGGTGATCGGTGTGCACCTGACCGAGGCGGCGCGTACGGCGGCCCGTGCCGCCGAGGCGGCCCACCGGTCCCGCCGCGACGCGCTGCTGCTCCAGCTCGCCGAGGGCTCCGGGCAGGTGCCCGCCGACCGGGCCGGGTACGCGCTGCCCTACCCGGTGACGGACCGGGCGAGCGCGCTGCGCCTGGCGGTGGAGATCGAGGAGAGGACGGCCGGGCACTGGCGGGCCGCGCTGCCGCACACCACCGGCGCGGACCGGAACACCGCGCTCGCCGCGCTCACCGACTGCGCGTTGCGCGCCACCCGCTGGCGGCGTACGGCAGGCGTGACGCCGGTCACCGTTCCGTTCCCGGGCCGCCCGGCCTGA
- the rimP gene encoding ribosome maturation factor RimP, protein MTQRGRATRSTGPSGRPRRSDGPRGADRSGAPRGDLAARRNRLREVIEPVVTAAGYDLEDLSVSRAGRRHVVRVIVDADGGINLDGVADVSRAVSAALDAAEEAGGDIVAGEYQLEVSSPGVDRPLTLPRHWRRNAGRLVKVTVRGDAGDRQLTGRITAADDERVVLETDAGPAEHPYAELGPGRVQVEFNRLDDLADEDFGDDTDDDEDLEDEER, encoded by the coding sequence ATGACGCAGCGTGGCCGTGCCACCCGGTCGACGGGGCCCTCCGGGCGGCCCCGCCGCTCCGACGGCCCCCGCGGCGCGGACCGGAGCGGCGCACCCCGCGGCGATCTCGCCGCCCGCCGCAACCGGCTGCGCGAGGTGATCGAACCGGTCGTCACGGCGGCCGGTTACGACTTGGAGGACCTCTCCGTCTCCCGCGCCGGCCGGCGGCACGTGGTCCGGGTGATCGTGGACGCCGACGGCGGGATCAACCTGGACGGCGTGGCGGACGTCTCCCGCGCGGTCTCGGCGGCGCTGGACGCGGCCGAGGAGGCCGGCGGCGACATCGTGGCCGGCGAGTACCAGCTGGAGGTGAGCTCGCCCGGCGTGGACCGCCCGCTCACCCTGCCCCGGCACTGGCGGCGCAACGCCGGGCGGCTGGTCAAGGTCACCGTCCGCGGCGACGCGGGGGACCGCCAGCTCACCGGCCGGATCACGGCCGCCGACGACGAGCGCGTGGTGCTGGAGACCGACGCCGGCCCCGCCGAACACCCGTACGCCGAACTCGGGCCCGGCCGGGTCCAGGTGGAGTTCAACCGCCTGGACGACCTGGCCGACGAGGACTTCGGTGACGACACCGACGACGACGAAGATCTGGAGGACGAGGAGAGGTGA
- the nusA gene encoding transcription termination factor NusA, which translates to MNIDLAALRALEREREIPFDTILAAIETALLTAYRHTDGAEPHARVEIDRKSGAASVYAQELDADGTVTREWDDTPHDFGRIAAMTAKQVILQRLREATDEVHFGEYVGRDGDLVTGVVQAHETRREKGIVSVDLGKLEGVLPQSEQVPGERYEHGERIRCVVVHVAKGMRGPQITLSRSHPALVKKLFALEVPEIADGTVEIGAIAREAGHRTKIAVRSTTSGVNAKGACIGPMGQRVRAVMSELHGEKIDIIDWSDDPATFVGNALSPAKALRVEVVDLASRTARVTVPDFQLSLAIGREGQNARLAARLTGWRIDIRSDAETAAPQSRGGADHVPEPGGAISGG; encoded by the coding sequence GTGAACATCGACCTCGCGGCGCTGCGCGCCCTGGAGCGCGAGCGGGAGATCCCGTTCGACACGATCCTCGCGGCGATCGAGACCGCGCTGCTGACCGCCTACCGGCACACCGACGGCGCCGAGCCGCACGCCCGGGTGGAGATCGACCGTAAGAGCGGGGCCGCCTCGGTCTACGCGCAGGAACTGGACGCCGACGGCACTGTGACCCGGGAGTGGGACGACACTCCGCACGACTTCGGGCGGATCGCCGCCATGACCGCCAAGCAGGTGATCCTCCAGCGGCTGCGGGAGGCCACCGACGAGGTGCACTTCGGCGAGTACGTCGGCCGCGACGGTGACCTGGTCACCGGCGTGGTGCAGGCGCACGAGACCCGCCGGGAGAAGGGCATCGTCAGCGTCGACCTGGGCAAGCTGGAGGGCGTCCTGCCGCAGTCCGAGCAGGTCCCCGGCGAGCGGTACGAGCACGGCGAGCGGATCCGCTGCGTGGTCGTGCACGTCGCCAAGGGAATGCGCGGCCCGCAGATCACGCTGTCCCGGTCGCATCCCGCGCTGGTGAAGAAGCTGTTCGCGCTGGAGGTGCCGGAGATCGCCGACGGCACCGTGGAGATCGGCGCGATCGCGCGTGAGGCAGGTCACCGTACGAAGATCGCTGTGCGCTCGACCACGTCCGGCGTCAACGCCAAGGGCGCCTGCATCGGCCCGATGGGCCAGCGGGTCCGGGCCGTGATGAGCGAGCTGCACGGCGAGAAGATCGACATTATCGACTGGTCGGACGACCCGGCCACCTTCGTCGGCAACGCGTTGTCGCCGGCCAAGGCGCTGCGGGTCGAGGTGGTCGACCTGGCCTCCCGTACCGCCCGGGTGACCGTGCCGGACTTCCAGCTCTCGCTCGCGATCGGCCGGGAAGGGCAGAACGCCCGCCTCGCGGCCCGTCTGACCGGTTGGCGCATCGACATCCGGTCCGACGCGGAGACCGCAGCCCCGCAGAGCCGGGGCGGAGCTGATCACGTCCCGGAGCCGGGCGGCGCGATCTCCGGCGGCTAG